In Fusarium oxysporum f. sp. lycopersici 4287 chromosome 4, whole genome shotgun sequence, a genomic segment contains:
- a CDS encoding transaldolase has translation MGSTGTQSWLDKLEEQLNVDVDWMAPDWIKSMPFKFHDQTSNQLWVDIQLGDDSNKELFEQTTKELKGQGWLAIYTRMAVLMCKKNIDSIQGRVLLQTLPSKAYDTQATLDHARLYDKEFARAGIPRERFCIKIPSTGPALNAAKILSAEGIPTLGTALFSLAQAIACSQAGMLYISPYYNETRAHDELSLWPDVADPALEHPNSPRIVQILETYKRLYKETGKEQPLVKNASFITPMEAMAAGEMGCHSATISHTVLEKLSKVPYDASKQPGEGLPKPVHAYKNANPLPERLKKLLSIDPLAGPDWDGKLASTDVDYLTNGGAEIDKANEADKATKTRLADALTLFIGGEERSKAKVEAMLAKV, from the exons ATGGGAAGCACCGGAACTCAATCATGGCTTGACAAGCTCGAAGAGCAGC TCAACGTGGATGTCGATTGGATGGCTCCAGACTGGATTAAATCCATGCCATTCAAGTTCCATGATCAGACCAGCAACCAACTCTGGGTTGACATCCAACTCGGTGATGACTCGAACAAAGAATTGTTCGAGCAAACTACTAAGGAGCTCAAAGGCCAAGGCTGGCTCGCCATCTATACGCGCATG GCTGTTCTTATGTGCAAGAAGAACATCGATTCCATCCAAGGCCGGGTTCTTCTGCAAACACTTCCTTCCAAGGCTTACGACACGCAAGCAACTCTTGATCATGCACGCCTTTACGATAAGGAATTTGCAAGAGCCGGCATCCCGCGAGAGCGGTTCTGCATCAAGATCCCTTCTACTGGGCCTGCTCTGAACGCCGCAAAGATTCTCTCCGCCGAGGGCATCCCTACACTTGGCACGGCACTTTTCAGTCTCGCCCAGGCTATCGCTTGCAGCCAGGCTGGCATGCTATACATCAGCCCCTACTACAACG AAACGCGGGCGCATGATGAGCTATCTCTTTGGCCAGACGTTGCTGACCCTGCGCTGGAGCACCCAAACTCTCCACGCATCGTCCAGATTCTTGAGACATACAAACGGCTTTACAAAGAAACCGGAAAGGAACAACCCCTTGTGAAAAATGCCAG CTTTATCACGCCTATGGAAGCTATGGCCGCTGGTGAGATGGGATGCCACTCAGCCACCATCTCTCACACCGTCCTCGAGAAACTCTCAAAGGTTCCTTACGATGCTTCCAAGCAGCCCGGAGAAGGCCTTCCTAAGCCTGTTCACGCGTATAAGAACGCTAATCCACTCCCTGAAagactcaagaagctccttTCTATCGATCCCTTGGCTGGACCAGACTGGGATGGAAAACTGGCCAGCACTGATGTCGACTATCTTACTAACGGTGGTGCTGAGATTGACAAGGCGAATGAGGCTGATAAAGCGACCAAGACTCGCTTGGCAGATGCGTTGACACTGTTTATTGGTGGTGAAGAGCggagcaaggccaaggttgaAGCCATGCTGGCTAAAGTGTAG